From a region of the Besnoitia besnoiti strain Bb-Ger1 chromosome I, whole genome shotgun sequence genome:
- a CDS encoding aspartyl protease ASP3 (encoded by transcript BESB_006400) — translation MDGAARPRRWCASTGASLLVSCCLLTVSSLYAAHAAAASSSRSAASASFLDRTASPSQAADLAPPRGLGAGADGAFVSAERSPASFQPSTPAGERTSSSVLGSSGGLQVEEIATVGYHTDVGASAGATPSRVTEKFIRHYNVAPSARAAALSTSSGIPLCHSCSHFDAAQGGCRVCLHGEITSDFVMPMTPIRNIDTHRDETLSRLDANHHAHLNQKKNFYVRRGEGPFGSLGNAPATPGLDVAIALGVIPPELPSASFAQVRNQHQAVSTHTHGASESESESDSLSESESASESESASVSQSAGTEDLDLKLAAASVPIVQMKDSQYVGVIGIGTPPQFIQPIFDTGSTNLWVVGSHCNDDTCTKVTRFDPARSSTFRPSNPPVHLDITFGTGRIDGSTGVDDFTVGPFVVKNQSFGLVERESGHNMHGNIFKTINFEGIVGLAFPEMSSTGSIPIYDNIMQQAALKENEFAFYMAKGTPVSALFFGGVDPRFYEAPIHMFPVNREHYWETPLDAIYVGDKKFCCDEGTQNYVILDSGTSFNTMPGGELGKLMDMIPAKACDLDNPEFTSSFPTITYVIGGIEFPLTPEQYLVRSKGDICKPAYMQIDVPSDFGHAYILGSVAFMRHYYTVFRRSDGSRPSLIGIARAVHSDDNSAYLSSVLNGYPGARIHKENMMVIERAMSSVSTQEL, via the exons ATGGATGGCGCCGCTCGTCCGCGCAGGTGGTGCGCCTCCACAGGTGCTTCCCTGCTTGTTTCTTGCTGTCTTTTAACCGTCTCGTCGCTGTATGCCGCACatgccgcggcagcctcgtcTTCAAGAtccgctgcttctgcctccttcctcgATAGAACCGCCTCTCCTTCACAGGCTGCAGAcctcgctcctccgcgggggctgggcgctggcgccgacggcgcatTTGTTTCGGCTGAAAGATCACCTGCCTCCTTCCAGCCCTCCActcccgcaggcgagcgcacGTCGTCCTCGGTGCTGGGATCCAGTGGAGGCCTGCAGGTTGAAGAAATTGCGACAGTGGGATATCATACCGATGTCGGGGCTTCGGCCGGtgcgacgccttcgcgcgtGACGGAGAAGTTCATCCGCCACTACAATGTGGCGCCGagtgcgcgggcggcggctctGTCCACCAGCTCCGGCATTCCGCTCTGCCACAGCTGTTCGCACTTCGACGCAGCGCAGggaggctgccgcgtctgtctgcaTGGAGAAATCACCTCTGAT TTCGTGATGCCGATGACGCCGATCCGGAACATCGACACCCACCGTGACGAAACCTTGTCTCGCCTTGACGCAAATCACCACGCGCACCTGAACCAAAAGAAGAACTTCtacgtgcgccgcggcgaggggcCCTTTGGTTCTCTGGGCAACGCGCCAGCCACGCCCGGCTTGGATGTAGCCATTGCACTGGGCGTGATTCCTCCCGAgctgccttctgcctcgttcGCGCAAGTGCGAAATCAGCACCAGGCCGTCAGCACGCACACCCACGGGGCGTctgagagcgagagcgaatCTGACAGCCTGTCGGAGTCTGAGTCGGCGTCTGAGTCCGAGTCAGCGTCTGTCTCTCAGAGCGCAGGCACGGAGGATCTCGACTTgaagctcgccgcggcgtcggtcCCCATCGTACAGATGAAAGAC AGTCAATACGTTGGAGTCATCGGCATCGGGACCCCGCCCCAGTTCATCCAGCCGATTTTCGACACCGGCAGCAC GAATCTGTGGGTAGTTGGCTCGCACTGCAATGACGACACCTGCACCAAGGTCACGCGCTTCGACCCCGCTCGGTCGTCTACGTTCAGACCCTCCAATCCGCCAGTTCACTTGGATATCACCTTCGGTACAGGCCGGATTGACGGCAGCACGGGCGTCGATGACTTCACTGTGGGGCCGTTCGTTGTGAAAAATCAATCCTTCGGCTtggtggagagagagagcggccaCAACATGCATGGAAACATTTTCAAG aCGATCAATTTCGAAGGCATTGTCGGTCTCGCCTTCCCGGAGATGTCTAGCACGGGAAGTATTCCCATCTACGACAACATCATGCAGCAAGCTGCTCTGAAGGAGAACGAATTTGCTTTCTACATGGCCAAGGGCACGCCG GTATCGGCTCTGTTTTTTGGAGGCGTTGATCCCCGCTTCTACGAGGCGCCTATTCACATGTTCCCGGTGAACCGTGAACACTACTGGGAGACCCCTCTAGACGCCATTTACGTTGGGGACAAGAAATTCTGCTGCGACGAAGGCACGCAGAACTACGTCATCCTGGACTCCGGAACGAGCTTCAACACCATGCCTGGAGGGGAGCTTGGCAAACTCATGGATATGATTCCAGCCAAG GCTTGCGACCTAGACAACCCGGAGTTCACGAGCAGCTTCCCCACGATTACTTACGTTATT GGAGGCATTGAGTTCCCATTGACGCCCGAGCAGTATTTGGTGCGAAGCAAGGGCGACATCTGCAAGCCCGCCTACATGCAGATCGACGTACCGTCTGACTTCGGGCACGCGTACATTCTCGGTTCAGTCGCTTTTATGCGGCACTACTATACTGTCTTTAGACGGTCCGATGGATCGCGGCCTTCTTTG ATTGGAATCGCACGTGCGGTTCACAGCGACGACAACAGTGCGTACCTTTCGAGCGTGCTAAACGGGTACCCAGGCGCGCGTATCCACAAAGAAAATATGATGGTGATAGAAAGGGCGATGTCTTCTGTGTCGACGCAAGAGCTGTGA
- a CDS encoding hypothetical protein (encoded by transcript BESB_006380): MSDSLAKSLYERRSGALSFKGRGSLKDEKKKERKRKHKKREREGDEDRNEEGQEEVEVEEVEGEGRIVSSGDTIQGFETKFLDQCETGDVLMIKHPLTHQVEKRIISKVMTNRSMTVSDGFSTDLVSTTSFAIRKEGAILRKKAEKAASRDKKRQKGDADEDFDKVIQDEVSRRLQKNLKKAAKIVTVREKTGMWGYKVVSRKADHELTAEERLDERCKQGRDKFCW, encoded by the coding sequence ATGTCTGACTCTCTTGCGAAGTCGCTCTACGAGCGGAGGAGCGGAGCCCTCTCGTTCAAAGGTCGGGGTAGTTTGAAGGatgagaagaagaaggagcgcaAGAGAAAGCacaagaagcgcgagagggagggagacgaagaccgGAACGAAGAGGGGCAGGAGGAAGTGGAAGTTGAAGAGGTTGAGGGCGAGGGCCGAATCGTCTCGAGCGGAGACACGATTCAAGGGTTCGAGACCAAGTTCTTGGACCAATGTGAGACGGGGGATGTTTTGATGATTAAGCACCCACTCACGCATCAAGTGGAGAAGCGCATCATCAGCAAAGTCATGACCAACCGGAGCATGACTGTCTCTGACGGATTCTCGACAGATCTCGTCAGCACCACGTCCTTCGCGATTCGCAAAGAAGGCGCGATTCTGCGGAAGAAGGCCGAAAAGGCTGCCAGTCGGGATAAAAAGCGTCAGAAAGGGGACGCCGACGAAGACTTTGACAAAGTTATTCAAGACGAAGTCTCCCGGCGGCTTCAGAAGAACCTGAAGAAAGCCGCGAAAATCGTCACTGTCCGAGAAAAAACCGGCATGTGGGGATACAAAGTCGTTTCTCGAAAAGCAGATCACGAGCTGACTGCTGAAGAGAGACTTGATGAACGCTGCAAACAGGGACGCGACAAGTTCTGCTGGTGA
- a CDS encoding putative vacuolar ATP synthase subunit g (encoded by transcript BESB_006390), with the protein MAGVKGSNALIQQLLEAEEEADTIVNKAKENRVKMLKDARFSAEEELKVFRAKEEERFKAEYEQTAGQEDSLVSSLEAKTKGEIEGIKKDYVENKDALIKFIHSKVMDVDLSLTAETVAVLRNCEMRGVTP; encoded by the exons ATGGCGGGAGTTAAGGGCTCGAACGCGCTGATTCAGCAGCTtctcgaggcagaggaagaggccgACACCATTGTCAACAAGGCGAAGGAAA ATCGCGTGAAGATGCTCAAGGATGCGCGCTTcagcgccgaagaggagctgAAGGTATtccgcgcgaaggaggaggagcgctTCAAGGCTGAGTACGAACAG ACAGCGGGACAAGAGGACTCGCTGGTGTCCAGCttggaggcgaagacgaaaggCGAGATCGAAGGCATCAAGAAAGATTACGTGGAGAACAAAGACGCGCTGATCAAGTTTATTCACAGCAAGGTTATGGATGTCGATCTTTCTTTGACAGCCGAAACCGTCGCCGTGCTGCGCAACTGCGAAATGCGTGGTGTCACCCCCTAG
- a CDS encoding hypothetical protein (encoded by transcript BESB_006420), which produces MRLRFEVPPRCVRFLRTPSHFFQVSSFLISRAQRRVVLAALYIGTGPRERFLVDLLSRRIREVASAEQRPPEKCPSNPFLWQEDAAGTRKRCEATLQEDLTNETARDIGGATLCRQAGAEAREAAADGGEEGAEKETAESACGRARSGVSSWHNRTGGGERGRRLQVDILIDHLRGTRKDGKSGDSSASILAPLLAVGEALESAVDAPQPNAFPASSRRFSRHTHSDDADASGAMTFHAAAAFTEGSAAGPSSHLAGASSLPSVGESAAASVRVSFLRNPLVSSTFLGRWLPPRLNEVVGVQHMKALVVDDAVLFTGANFSGEYLVNRADRYVVVNAAAVADAVHAIVQATQKGSFSLRRKRETQGSGTGGDPETRRGATAGSPDGEEPPAASRSAAGHEGEEYEVVWDAGFTETHNPVSDPETFSRDFQRVLRAACAGIRSDSAAAPPALPNFSPAPLASEAAPPTASACAVSGRQVPPRPGREPQARGLSREGERALEAGDSRLPQACDSVERAQGGQWTPLVPREELPEAVRGSGGETDVCTLELALQAGFTHPPVEDLARVLDEIVMEAGGNGASQTRSPTRQPARGESHAGAPIGCEEESFLSAGAESVVKADADASNGHTGDTESLYTTSSRGSSPSMVLASPYLNLPTRLLRSISALCRQRVNAADGQPESREAARDASKVLPSAFDQMLKTRKLIVITAAPQANSFFKSRGVSRYIPEAYAYLAYQVARALKRAAAAPTDTAFLAAKREPLRSATRGSGAEDAETQSACLKLGTREFTDASREGLSDARRPGSDSVVFEYCRPGWTFHTKGMWLLANADDRGNGKDSGCRPADEGAQAGLDVTSRHRRSSAQRRPEERSSLQADGDTAHQRTAFHGSEGVCIEVQKEERRMACTEDAKKSGAHRPCWEVSIDPLRPADSQAAGSKAKELPASLPYVTVFGSSNFSERAERRDLELSCVLRTTDRTLQLQMKGEIEDALRHSKPVEAESLKTRYGWVTFFAVQWRAIRSLL; this is translated from the coding sequence ATGCGGCTCCGCTTTGAAGTCCCACCTCGTTGCGTGCGTTTCTTGAGGACTCCCTCGCACTTTTTTCAGGTTTCGTCCTTCCTCATTTCTCGCGCCCAGCGTCGCGTagtgctcgcggcgctctaCATCGGCACTGGTCCGAGGGAGCGGTTTCTCGTCGACCTCTTGAGCCGCCGAATCCGCGAGGTCGCTTCTGCcgagcagaggccgccagaGAAGTGCCCTTCGAACCCGTTTCTGTGgcaggaagacgcggcaGGAACGCGGAAACGCTGTGAAGCGACGCTGCAAGAAGATTTGACAAacgagacggcgagagacATCGGTGGCGCAACGCTGTGCAGGCAAGCCGGAGCtgaagcgagagaagcagcggcggatggaggcgaagaaggcgcggaaaAAGAAACAGCAGAGAGTGCCTGCGGCCGTGCGAGAAGCGGAGTGTCTTCGTGGCACAACAGGACAGGAGGAGGTGAGCGCGGAAGGCGTTTGCAGGTTGACATCTTAATCGATCACTTGAGAGGCACACGAAAAGATGGCAAGAGTGGGGATTCCTCTGCCTCGATTCTCGCGCCTCTACTCGCGGTCGGCGAGGCACTCGAGTCTGCCGTGGACGCTCCACAGCCCAACGCGTTTCCGGCATCCTCCAGGCGTTTCTCGCGTCACACccacagcgacgacgccgacgcgagcggcgcgatGACGTTTcatgcggccgccgccttcactGAGGGGAGCGCGGCAGGGCCTTCTTCTCatctcgcgggcgcctcttctctgcccAGCGTGGGGgagtctgcggccgccagcgtcCGCGTCAGTTTCCTCCGGAATCCTCTGGTCTCGTCGACGTTCCTGGGGCGCTGGCTCCCCCCGCGCCTGAACGAAGTAGTGGGGGTCCAACACATGAAAGCGCTCGTTGTGGATGACGCCGTTTTGTTCACGGGGGCAAACTTCAGCGGGGAGTACCTCGTCAACCGCGCAGATCGGTACGTCGTCGTcaacgccgcggccgtcgccgacgcAGTTCATGCGATCGTccaagcgacgcagaagggaAGCTTTTCTCTCAGGAGAAAGCGGGAGACGCAGGGGTCCGGGACGGGGGGCGACCCCGAGACCCGAAGGGGGGCGACGGCCGGGTCGCCGGATGGGGAGGAGCCCCCGGCAGCCTCACGGAGCGCCGCCGGACATGAAGGTGAAGAGTACGAGGTTGTTTGGGATGCAGGCTTCACAGAAACACACAACCCCGTCAGCGATCCAGAGACCTTTTCGCGCGACTTTCAACGCGTCCTTCGTGCGGCATGCGCGGGGATTCGCTCGGattccgccgcggctcccccCGCTTTACCCAATTTCTCGCCCGCTCCTCTGGCAAGTGAGGCCGCCCCTCCAaccgcgtctgcatgcgccgtctCAGGGCGTCAGGTTCCCCCGAGGCCCGGGAGAGAGCCCCAGGCGAGAGGCCTTTCgcgggaaggcgagcgcgctcTGGAGGCGGGTGACAgtcggctgccgcaggcctGTGATTCGGTGGAGAGAGCGCAGGGGGGGCAGTGGACGCCTCTCGTGCCGAGAGAGGAACTTCCCGAGGCCGTGCGGGGGAGTGGAGGAGAAACGGATGTCTGTACGCTCGAGCTTGCCCTCCAGGCTGGGTTCACTCACCCGCCGGTGGAGGATCTCGCGCGGGTGCTTGACGAGATTGTCATGGAGGCTGGGGGGAACGGCGCGAGTCAAACTCGAAGCCCGACGCGGCAacccgcgagaggcgagtcACATGCTGGGGCGCCGATTGGGTGTGAAGAAGAGAGCTTTTtgtccgcgggcgcagagtcAGTAGTGAAGGCTGACGCTGACGCTTCTAACGGGCACACAGGCGACACTGAGTCACTATACACCACATCGTCGAGGGGAAGCTCTCCTAGCATGGTCTTGGCTTCCCCGTATTTGAATCTGCCTACCCGGCTGCTGAGAAGCATTAGTGCTTTGTGTAGACAGCGAGTGAACGCGGCAGATGGGCAGCCTGAGAGtagggaggcggcgcgggatgCTTCAAAAGTCTTACCAAGCGCATTCGACCAGATGCTGAAAACGCGAAAACTGATTGTCATCACCGCCGCACCGCAGGCAAATAGCTTTTTTAAGTCCAGAGGGGTGTCACGGTACATCCCCGAAGCCTATGCGTATCTAGCTTACCaagtcgctcgcgcgctgaaacgggccgccgcggcgcccacggACACTGCGTTCCTcgcagcgaagcgcgagcCACTTCGCAGCGCCACACGGGGAAGTGGAGCAGAGGATGCTGAAACACAGAGTGCGTGCCTCAAGCTAGGAACTCGTGAATTCACTGACGCGTCTAGAGAAGGGCTGTCGGATGCCCGGCGCCCGGGGTCAGACTCTGTGGTGTTCGAGTACTGCAGGCCGGGGTGGACGTTTCACACGAAAGGTATGTGGTTGCTCGCGAACGCAGACGACAGGGGAAACGGGAAGGACAGCGGGTGCCGTCCCGCTGACGAGGGGGCTCAGGCGGGACTCGATGTCACATCTCGCCACAGACGAAGTTCCGCACAGCGGCGACCTGAAGAGCGGTCATCTCTTCAGGCAGACGGCGATACCGCCCACCAGAGGACTGCGTTTCACGGTTCGGAAGGGGTGTGTATCGAGGTTCAGAAGGAGGAACGCCGAATGGCGTGcacagaagacgcgaaaaaaagcgGAGCCCATCGCCCCTGCTGGGAAGTGTCCATCGACCCGCTGCGCCCTGCAGACAGCCAGGCAGCGGGAAGTAAGGCGAAGGAACTGCCGGCCTCCTTGCCGTACGTGACGGTGTTTGGGAGTTCGAATTTCAGTGAGCGAGCCGAGCGCAGGGACCTTGAGTTGAGTTGTGTGCTGAGGACGACGGACAGAACTCTGCAGTTGCAGATGAAGGGGGAAATCGAGGACGCGCTCCGACACTCAAAGCCAGTGGAGGCTGAGAGCTTGAAAACGCGGTACGGCTGGGTGACATTCTTCGCGGTACAATGGCGAGCCATTCGATCCCTTCTTTGA
- a CDS encoding cytochrome c1, heme protein (encoded by transcript BESB_006410), which translates to MGGGGGGALNKLFPGYKDRLWLKVPVQWRQQLIQHWNKSYEKQVYSESVALNKKFQAHNQVVLDRLRPSGAYAIPAVDYKRQISRGTLVEGADFYLPTAHEQQRLARHFEPYTEQEQEERRKFRYQSLSVYLAVALGASFVHDYFYQRRPVAWCLEKEPPHPPSYPFWFKSLFHSHDIPSVRRGYEVYRKVCATCHSMEQLHFRHLVGEVLPEKRVKQIAAEYDVTDGPSDEGEMYTRPGVLGDAFPSPYPNEEAARYANGGAYPPDLSLITAARHFGPDYLMALLCGYRDPPEGVELRPGLYWNVWFPGNAIAMPPPLMDEMIDYEDGTPCNISQMSKDVVNFLTWATEPTADERKLYGLKCVSAIAIGTVLMTLWWRFNWAMYATRRIDFGKLKYL; encoded by the exons ATgggaggcggcggtggcggcgctctcAACAAGCTCTTCCCCGGCTACAAGGATAGGCTCTGGTTGAAGGTTCCAGTTCAG tggcggcagcagctgatTCAGCACTGGAACAAGTCCTACGAGAAGCAAGTCTACAGCGAGTCTGTGGCTCTGAACAAGAAATTCCAGGCGCACAACCAGGTCGTCTTGGATCGGCTGCGTCCGAGTGGCGCGTACGCGATCCCCGCGGTGGACTACAAGCGCCAAATCAGCCGCGGAACTCTtgtcgagggcgcggactTTTACCTCCCCACCGCTcacgagcagcagcggctcgcccgccACTTCGAGCCCTACACGGAGCAAGAGCAGGAGGAGCGAAGAAAATTTCGCTACCAGAG CCTCTCGGTGTATCTGGCTGTCGCCCTGGGGGCGTCGTTTGTGCACGACTACTTTTACCAACGCCGCCCTGTTGCGTGGTGCCTGGAGAAGGAGCCGCCTCACCCTCCCAGCTACCCCTTCTGGTTCAAGTCTCTGTTCCACTCGCACGATATTCCCTCGGTGCGCCGCGGCTACGAAGTCTACCGCAAG GTCTGCGCGACATGTCACTCCATGGAGCAGCTGCACTTCCGCCACCTCGTTGGCGAAGTTCTCCCTGAGAAGCGTGTCAAGCAGATCGCGGCCGAGTACGACGTCACAGACGGCCccagcgacgagggcgagatGTACACGCGGCCTGGTGTGTTGGGCGACGCGTTCCCTTCCCCGTACCCCAACGAAGAAG CGGCTCGCTACGCCAACGGAGGCGCCTACCCGCCCGATCTCTCGCTGATCACCGCCGCACGCCACTTCGGACCCGACTACCTCATGGCTCTGCTCTGCGGCTACCGCGATCCGCCTGAGGGTGTGGAGCTCCGCCCCGGTCTCTACTGGAATGTCTGGTTCCCCGGCAACGCCATTGCGATGCCTCCTCCCCTCATGGACGAAATGATCGACTACGAAGACGGCACGCCCTGCAACATCTCTCAGATG TCAAAGGACGTTGTGAACTTCTTGACCTGGGCGACCGAGCCGACCGCGGACGAGCGCAAACTCTACGGCCTGAAGTGCGTCAGTGCCATTGCGATCGGCACCGTTCTGATGACTCTGTGGTGGCGCTTCAACTGGGCCATGTACGCGACCCGCCGCATCGACTTCGGAAAGCTGAAGTACCTGTAA